The Micropterus dolomieu isolate WLL.071019.BEF.003 ecotype Adirondacks linkage group LG23, ASM2129224v1, whole genome shotgun sequence DNA window GTAACTTGGGCAGAAAAAAGGCAGACTCTGACTATTGATTGTCTTTGTGAGCTGATTTTCATCCCATAATTTTTATAGGAAATCTTAAAACTTGAAGTTTGCCTTCGACCATTTTTAATGtaagatataaatataaatatagagtAGCCTATACAATGGGTTTGGTATAATTGTGTGACTGCACGTAGGACTGAGGACATTTGATCAAATATACAGAAGCtaatatatttcacattaatcttgtttgtttactgttggCCTACTCAATATTATATCACTAATATAATTGTGTCAGATGTCTGTGGTTCATATCAGAGCTCCTCTACTCTTCATCCATCCTTCTTTCTCAAGGTAACATGGCAGAAACTGGTTAATGGCACTAAGCAGAATGTGGCGATCGCCAATCCCTCcctgggtgtgtccgtggcccCGCCCTACAGGGACCGTGTCACTTTCAAGAACGCGGCAGTGAGGCGACGAACTCCGACTCTTGAAGACACTACAATCACCTTCTCTATGCTCCGCCTCTCTGACGAGGCAACCTACATCTGTGAATACACCACGTTCCCCGCAGGGAACCGAGAAAATACCGTAAATCTCACTGTCTTCGGTAAGCTGTACATAACCCCCCCTCCacaaaaccacaacttgttgtttttacatttcagtttttggacaaattaaacaaatgaagtATAAAGTGTTGTTGTGATGTAGGTTAGCAGCAGTTTCCCTccgttttcagtctttgtgctaagctaagctaaccgtctcCTGTTTCTATCTCTTTTACCTCTCAGCTTAAAGCAAAATAAGCTTGTTTCCCAAAAGTATTGCTTTAATGTGTTGAATGCCACATATGCAAGTCTTCACTGATTTAGCAATGTTCTATTTTGAAGGACTAATTAAGGATTCATTTCTTTGTCAAactactgtttccaaggtcaagacttcattttcacacacataaaaatactgaaaactgTTTTCTGAATCCAGAAATATAGAGATTTTTTGGGAAAATCATATAGAAAACAACcaataatgtgaaaatgtaattttaattgttatttcACCTTTTAATTTTAGACTTTGAGTCATAACTGCACGGTGGGATGAACACTACCTGTAGATAATAGATAATGAAGGCCAAATTTTGACTTTATAACCAGCTTTTTTAGAAAATGGCGTAATGATGTGCAAATGGATTTTCTATATTATCatgctttaaaaacattatagCATTAGATCAACtcaatgcttttttaaaattcccTTAGTTCGCCCGACAACTCAAATGAGTCTGTCCACGCCGACGCTGGTGGCTCGTTCATCCAATCTGAAAACACCCGTGGCCACATGTGTCTCTGCCAATGGAAAACCACCTGGTAccatcaggtgtgtgtgtctgctttatTGAAAGCCAAGGAGTGTATTCTCCCTTGATTTCATTCTAGCTGAGTTTTACTGCAGCAtgttttgtgatttgtttgGTGTCAACACTACTCTAGTTGTTGAAATCCCACAAATCAGCTCACACTGATGCATCTCTTTGTCGTGACACTGTTTCCTTGTTGATGAGAGCAGGTGGGAGACGAGGGTGCCGGGAGAGGCGACCACCCGAGAGTACAGAAACTCAGACGGGACATTCACCGTTCAAAGTGACTACATTTTGGTGCCcagcaaagaaacacacaaggaGACGCTCACCTGTGTCACCACCTACAACGAGGAGGTCTTCACTGACAGCGTCACCCTCGATATTCAGTGTAAGTCTTTCTGACAcgtaataaatatataactatACAGGTAAAATAAAGTATGCAGGCTAAATAACAAGCTAAATTTCTGTTGTTTGTACATGTTTGCCTGTGTACCAGATGAGCCAGATGTTTCAGTGGATGGGTTTGACGGAAACTGGTATCTGAGCCGAGAGAACGTCCAGCTGAGCTGCCAAGCTGACGCCAACCCAGCCGTCTCTCTGTATCAGTGGAGACTGTGAGTACGACtccatttgtttgtgtttcactcACATTTACTGTCAAAGTGAGAACGCCCAATTACAATCCATCAAGGAGGGTGTGATGCGTCTTTAAGTTGAGAAACTGAGATTCTCTTAAAATGGGTcacttaaaaacacattctcTGCTTCCTTTTTTTAagttataaacgcaacacttttgtttttgcccccattcatcatgagctgaactcaaataactaagactttctctgtgtacacaaaaggcctatttctttcaaatattgttcacaaatctgtcaaaatatgtGTCAGTGttcacttctcctttgccgagataattcatccacctcacaggtgtggcatatcaagatgctgatcagacagcatggttATTGCACAtatgtgccttaggctggccacaataaaaggccactcgaaaatgtttagttccatcacacagcataatgccacagatgtcgcaagttttgagggagcgtgcaattggcatgctgactgcaggaatgtccaccagagctttTGCCCGtaaattgaatgttcatttctctaccataagccatctccaaaggcgtttcagagaatttggcattCAATTTggcatccaaccggcctcacaaccgcagaccacatATAACCACACCAGCTCacgacctccacatccagcatcttcaccacCAAGATCGTCTAAGAACAGctacccggacagctgctgcaacaatcagtttgcataaccaagaatttctgcacaaaatgtcaggaaccatctcagggaagctcatctgtatgcttgtcgtcctcatcggggtcttgacctgactgcaacttcacacAGCCTTTGAAGAGGattggaccaacattccacaggccaaaatcaacaacctgatcaactctatacgaaggagatgtgttgcactgcgtcaGGCAAATAGTGatcagatactgactggtttccggaccccccccCAGACCcaccaatacagtgaaactgcacattttcgagtggccttttattgtggccagcctaaggcacacctgtgaggtggatggattatctcagcaaaggagaagtgctcactaacacagatctTGACAgatttgtaaaaatatttgagataaataggccttttgtgaacatagagaaagtcttagatctttgagctcagctcatgatgaatgggggcaaaaacaaaagtttttatgattttgttcagtgtaaattgTTTGTATTGTCGTAGGTTGAAACTggataaatgtataaattaagTGTTcaaataataaacttttatagtctgtatttctcttttttatgtgaaaattgtgccttttctttgtttgagtacttcacaaaaaacaaacaagtcaaGTGCACATCAAGGTCACGAAGTGGAGGGCAATGCATCTTTAAATGAAAGTTATTCACATGGACAAAATGGTGATTGAAGAGACAacttattttaagttttatattCTATTACATTCTGCAGGGTTAATGGCTCCATACCGAGCAATGCTGAGATCCGAGACAACGTCCTGACCTTTAAAGGGCCAATCACATATGACGTGCAAGGTACCTATGTGTGTGATGCAACCAACAGCATCGGGACACGATCAGCCTCTGTGGAGGTCAGCATTATAGGTACGTTTACCTGAAGTCTGGGGTCATTTGATCTgatgatgagagcaaatttcaAGGAATGTGATTGTttgaatgtttattaatgtgtgtgtgtctgtgtgtgttttctttgtagaaaagccattaccACAGATCGCAACAGGTGATGTCATCAGCGTAATCGCCTTATTACTGGCTGCTGGAGTGCTCATGGGCATTACTATCACAGTCCTGGTGctcaaaataaaaagtagaaaagacAACTCCTCGTACGTAATCAGTCCATTTAATTGTTGGTTGTCGTCCTTTGTTTCACACTCTTGTTTGTCCTAACATGTCTCTATTACCATCCTCATCACCTATCTTTCATGTTCTTTTTCTCGTTGATCAGAAATGACTCTCCGTCCAGAAAACTGTCCCAGCCGATAAGGAAAAGACCAGGAGATGATATCCAGGTAACCTATGTGTAGCGTTTTAATTTACATATCTAATGTTCaaaatttaatgaaaacaaaaactgctATAACACAAGAGCCGTATCACAAAACAGCCATAGGCTATCTGGCCCAGTCTGGAGAAACTCCTAAAAATAAGGGGATGTATCAGTCCTAACTGTAGGATGTTTTTGAAGAGCAAAATACTCCAATCATTTTAGCTCTAAAATTAGCTCATAAAATAGAATGAAATTGAACTTTTAATCCATATTTTGGCATCCATTTAATAAGGAACGAATCGGCTCACCAAATGGAAACAATCCAGTAACACCGGAGATGACAGTTTTCAGCGTGGATGAACTTGGCATCAGCCATCTGTCAGacttatctatctatctatctatctatctatccaaaGTGCATTTAATTTGTTCCTCATGCTCCTGTGTAGTCTGTGTATGGAAGTTTGCTCATGAAACATGATGTCAGCATGTATTTCACTGTGCCACttgtgttttagtttacaaTAACTCACCAAATCACATTGTGTGTATCcaacaaacaaatgtgttgaattaATTTCCTTCCtaacaaaacatttgcaaagcggATTTTTTTGGAAATTTTTGGAACCGACATTGTTTACATCCTTGTTTACTTACAAGCgctcgtcttcttcttcttgtctttgttggggCAATGCTATGTTTCTTGGCACGTTACTGCCACCTGTAGATGGATTAGTGTGAAACCATTGGCAGGACTGCATCATTACATGGCCTCTGAGCTTGTGCATGTGCACAAGAACAAACTAAAgaaaaacattgctccatagcAATACTAGAAGGTCAGAAACTTCACAGGGTATCTactatacatacagtatgcatgcatgcacattaTATCCAGCACATGCCAGTTGAAGAGTGTTTGTATTGTTTCTAATTTGGATATGTCTTTAACATGTCTCTCATTTCTCTACAGCATTCAGGACGGTTTTATGAAGAGCTTCCAAACACAGCGGACTATGTGAGCTACAGACTGGCCTGTAACAAGGAGGACTACCCAGAGCCCTACTCCCCTCCCATTAACCCTCCTCTCTCATTTCTGCCCCAACAACCCTACCACTCATCCCAACCAACCACTGcaacctgcagcagcagcagcagcagcaccaccacGTCAAAGAAcaccttctctcctccttcacaTACCATGGCCATCTTTAAATACCCCTCGGTACCGGGCCTGTCTTCTCCTCCCCCAGGAGTAGCGGCGTACACTTTTCCCAAAGAGCAGTACGTCTGAACAGACACTTCATCACAAACTGAAATCCCTCCAGCGAGCTTAGATGAAACTACCTGATTTAAATCCAATTCTTTCCTAAGAGGAGGTTGTTGTGTAACCCTGGACTATCAGGCAGTGTCTCTGCACTGTCTGCACCACTGTGGATGGCTCTGGAAGTCAACAATGcagcttttgtttttggacttGGAATTGATTCCAATTTTGAAACAATTTTGTCTCTTTTGACTGGTcttttattctgttgtttattatttgaAAATGGAAGATTGTTGAACCATGTTGCAAATGCCACAAAGTTTTAGGATAGAGGACGGTCAAGTTAAAGAAGACTGGGGAAACATATTAAATGGTTATATAACATTTGATTGGAAAATACTTCGAACTGACTAGATGGGATTATCTTTTGATGTCCAATGGTGGACCCCTTATTTTGTCCTCTCTGGaatcattttgtaaaaaaaaaaatgaaaaagaaacaaaaaaacagattattATTTCCTACTTAATCTCGAATGCCCACTCTCTTTATCCTGCGTAGTATACACTGACAATCCCTTCAGTGAGGACCAGCAGACCTCACCTTTTGGTTTTACCTCCTAATCTGATGTAATACTTTTtctgtgcttgtgttttgtatcatttatgtttttctttgcaaaggaaaaagaaacatttttatttactaaaGACATTTATGAAATcgatgtttttatttgtggtaTCTGTGGGTTTTAGTATTCATTGACACTGGTTGTTGCATGAGCCTTGACTTTTtagcattaaataaaaatgattatgtAAACTTGTATCAACAGTGACTGAAAACCACAAAACCATACAAACTCTTCTACACTTACTGGAAATAGTTACTTCATTCAGGGCCAGCATTAACATTCACTATACAATATGCACTAACAATTAAATGTTGACTGTACACTCGTTCCTCAACAATGCTTTAGAGTAATTCTGTTGGTATTTTTTGGTAGGTGAGTTTTTAATTACGCAAGCATCATGGCTCGATGGCAGTGTTGCTCTGTCCAAcattttggtccagactgaaatatctcaactatCGGAAGGATTGCCATGAACTTTTATAATGATGTTTGTGGCAAGTTTTCATTTATCCAGTGCTCAATAGCTAAAACGCTGAAGTAACACAGTGATcatagtaaacattatacctgctaaatatcagcatgttagcatagtCACTGTGAGTATGTTAGCCTTCCACACTAACATGTCAGtcttgtgtttacagcttgtttctgctgcaccCAAGTGGTAAAACAAAATTGGTTATTGCATGAATTAAAACTGCCTTTAGAACGTGGTTAAAGATAGAGCATGGGGCAGCTTTTTCTGTGTAACACGGTCCACCTTAATGTCCACATCACCAGCAGGACAACTAAACTGAACACTGATAACCAACGTGATACATCACCTCACTGTCTTACATCACTGCCAATTTCAACAATTACTAACCTAACAGGCAAGGTGCACCATATTATATAGTCCCGTatctaaattaataaaaagaatacaAATGGCATATATGTAGTTACCATTGATTAAATTATGcacattatttaaataaacatgatAATGCACTTTGTGTAAAGATGAAATCCCACCCAAACA harbors:
- the LOC123963307 gene encoding nectin-1-like, with translation MDNTGFWIFLMTTCVIPGINGQTVEMDDGKWGYVGSKADLRCRFINSSPPVKISQVTWQKLVNGTKQNVAIANPSLGVSVAPPYRDRVTFKNAAVRRRTPTLEDTTITFSMLRLSDEATYICEYTTFPAGNRENTVNLTVFVRPTTQMSLSTPTLVARSSNLKTPVATCVSANGKPPGTIRWETRVPGEATTREYRNSDGTFTVQSDYILVPSKETHKETLTCVTTYNEEVFTDSVTLDIQYEPDVSVDGFDGNWYLSRENVQLSCQADANPAVSLYQWRLVNGSIPSNAEIRDNVLTFKGPITYDVQGTYVCDATNSIGTRSASVEVSIIEKPLPQIATGDVISVIALLLAAGVLMGITITVLVLKIKSRKDNSSNDSPSRKLSQPIRKRPGDDIQHSGRFYEELPNTADYVSYRLACNKEDYPEPYSPPINPPLSFLPQQPYHSSQPTTATCSSSSSSTTTSKNTFSPPSHTMAIFKYPSVPGLSSPPPGVAAYTFPKEQYV